A segment of the Bacillus sp. es.034 genome:
AAGATACGTGGCCAGGCAATGGAAAAACGATAGGTGTCTACACCAAGACGCTTGATATGCTGGATGTCTTCTTCGAATCGGTGATAGTGATCACAAGCGACATTACCATTATGCTGCTTATATACTTTCCCTGGAATGTCACAGAACATATCCCAGATGGATGGAGTTCTGCCTCCTTCATTATGTGCACCTTCGATTTGATACGATGATGTGGCGGTTCCAAACGTAAATGTTTGATCAAATTTCATAGGTCATTCTCTCCTCTATTCTTTGATTGATCCTGCTGAAATGCTGTTGACGATATATTTAGACAGGAATAGGAAGGCAATCATGATTGGTACGACTGAAATCGCGATTCCTAAGTACATTGAACCTAAATTTTGCGCTACTTGAGATCCCTTCAAGAATCCCATCAATACAGGTAGCGTATATTTCTCAGGTGAGAACAGGATGACGAGCGGCATGATGTAGTTATTCCATGATCCGATGTACGTGAAGATCGACATTGTCGCAACTGCCGGCATCATGATCGGAATCGCCACCGTATGGAAAATCTTGAATTCACTTGCCCCATCGATGCGGGCAGCTTCGATTAAACTTGGATGAAGCGTCGTCTGGATGTATTGTCTTAAGAAAAATACGACGAACGGACTTGCGATGGCCGGAACGATCAGTGGAATGAAGGAATCGAGGATCCCCAGATTCTTACTCAGTTCGTAGAAGCCGATCAGTCCCAATTGTCCTGGAACCATCATCATCACAAGCATGAAGACGAACAGGGAATTTTTCCCCTTGAATGTGTAAAAGGCAAATCCATAAGCAGTCAATGCTGAGAAATATCCTGATAACAAAGTCGTAAAGACTGAGATGATCAGACTATTCTTGAACCCAGACCAGATGTTTACGTACTCCATCATCGTCGTGTAGTTTTCAACTATAGAACTCCCCGGTATCAAGGTGAACCCTGAAAGAATCGCTTCATTTGATCTTGTCGCATTTACAAGCATCATAAGGAATGGAATGAAGCAGACAATCGTCATCAACACAAGTACGATGTAGATGATGCTCTTCACAATGGTATTTCTGGTCTTCAGTTTGGACTCATGTGGCAGAAGTTCGGGCATCGGCTTCTCTACCTTGGGAGTCGGTACATCTTTTCCAACGGCTGTTTTTCCCAACATGCTTTACACCTTCCTTGCTTGTTTGCGTTCATTACCATACATCCCTTTGAAGACAATCGCCGAGAAGATCAAGGTAATGACGAACAATCCATATGCGACAGCTGAAGCATATCCATAGTTATTGAACTTGAATGCCTGATTGTACAGATACAATACCATCGTATTCAGTGATCCATCAGGAGAACCGATACCGTCTGTCAGAAGCATTGGCAGATCAAATAATTGAAGCCCTCCGATCAGGGATGTGATCATGATATAAAGTAAGATCGGTTTTAATAATGGAATCGTGATTTTCGTGAACGTCTGCCATCTGTTTGCCCCGTCGATCAAGGCAGCCTCATAGTAGTCCTTCGAGATTCCCGAAACACCCGCCATGACGACGATGAACGAGTGTCCGAACCACATCCACGTAAGGATCAGGGAAACGGAAAGTTGTGCAGTCGCAGGCTCGTTCAGCCAATTAATCGGTTCTGATATAAGACCTATATTTAATAGAATCATATTTAATGATCCGTGCTGCCAGTCCAGCAGGATACCAAACAGCAGAGCGACCGAACTGATGGTGATTAAATTAGGTAAATAAAAGATCGATCTGAAAAATGCCAAACCTTTCAACTTCATTCTCATATCAGAGAAGATTAATGCGAGTACAAGGGCAAGACCAATTTGCAGGACAAAGTTGATTCCCCATATTTTCCACGTGTTAAAAAAGGCTTCTACAAAATAGCTGTCCGTGAGTAAACGGGTATAGTTGGCAAGACCGATGACTTCCGCTGTCCCGCTTCCTGAATAGTTCGTAAAGCTGTAATAGAATGTAAGAGCAACAGGATAAATACTGAATATTAAAAAGATGATCCAAAACGGGGCAATAAATAGATAACCATATCGATCTACTTTCTTCATTCCCCAGCCCCCCTAGTTGTTTAATAGATGATCGGCAGACGACATGAAGCCACGCCGCCTGCCAATGAATTTTTACTCTTTTAGTTTTTTGGTACTTTTATATCTGGATACGCATTTTGAACCTTTTTATAGAATTCTTTAATCGCATCGTCTTTGGATTTCTTTCCGTCCACATATTGTTGAACGGCATTTCCATAGAACGTATCAAGCTGTTGATCGTATTTTGTTACGATACCAGGCTCGATCTCTTTCGCCTGCTCTAGGAAGAATTGATAGTTGTTCTGTCCGCCAAGGAATTCACTGCTGAAATCGTCCTTGATTGCATTTGTTACAGGATTGTAGGCAAGGACATCGCCCGTTTCTTTCGCCCAATCTGTCAGGAATTCGTCATCCTGAGTCATCATTTTCACAAAGTCATAGGCTAGTTCTTTGTTTTCTGATTTGTTGTAAACCCCTAACCATGTTCCACCCCAGAAGTACGGGCTTGGTCCACTTGTAACGGCCCAGTCACCAGTTGTTTCCTTTACATTCGTTTTCAGAACACTGTGAAGTCCCCAAGTCGGAAGAACATAAGAGAATACTTGCGTTTCTTTTTCTTTACCGTTTTCTTTCATTTTGATCGGCTTATCCATCGCTTCGAACCATGATGGAGACCATTCTGCAGCAAGAGCTGTATAATTGTTTTCACGAAGTTTCTTTGCAGATTCCATATATTCGATCTTTTCATCTGTCAGTTGAAGTTCATTCTTATCGTTTACCCAAGGCTGTGGATTATCTCCTTGAGAGAACCAGCGGATTGAACCTTCATCCGGGAACATGCTGAACCCTTTTTCTTTCATCTTTTCAGCCACTTTGAACACATTGTCCATCGAGTTCATCATGTTACCTACTTCTGTTGGATCATCAGTACCAAGCACTTCTTTCGCAATGCTTCTTCTGTAGAAGATTCCACCAGGAGTCGTCTGCCATGATAAAGCCCTTACATTTCCGTCTTTATCTTTACCTAAGTCAAATACATAAGGTACATATTTATCTTTGATTTCATCAACGTTGTATGGTTTCTCTGATAAGTTTTCCCAGTAGCCAGCGTCCACCCATTGCTTAAGGAACGCGATTTCTCCTGTGAAGACATCAGG
Coding sequences within it:
- a CDS encoding carbohydrate ABC transporter permease; the encoded protein is MPELLPHESKLKTRNTIVKSIIYIVLVLMTIVCFIPFLMMLVNATRSNEAILSGFTLIPGSSIVENYTTMMEYVNIWSGFKNSLIISVFTTLLSGYFSALTAYGFAFYTFKGKNSLFVFMLVMMMVPGQLGLIGFYELSKNLGILDSFIPLIVPAIASPFVVFFLRQYIQTTLHPSLIEAARIDGASEFKIFHTVAIPIMMPAVATMSIFTYIGSWNNYIMPLVILFSPEKYTLPVLMGFLKGSQVAQNLGSMYLGIAISVVPIMIAFLFLSKYIVNSISAGSIKE
- a CDS encoding sugar ABC transporter permease, coding for MKKVDRYGYLFIAPFWIIFLIFSIYPVALTFYYSFTNYSGSGTAEVIGLANYTRLLTDSYFVEAFFNTWKIWGINFVLQIGLALVLALIFSDMRMKLKGLAFFRSIFYLPNLITISSVALLFGILLDWQHGSLNMILLNIGLISEPINWLNEPATAQLSVSLILTWMWFGHSFIVVMAGVSGISKDYYEAALIDGANRWQTFTKITIPLLKPILLYIMITSLIGGLQLFDLPMLLTDGIGSPDGSLNTMVLYLYNQAFKFNNYGYASAVAYGLFVITLIFSAIVFKGMYGNERKQARKV
- a CDS encoding extracellular solute-binding protein, translating into MKKILAVFMTVVLVAGVLSACSGDSKSSGSSKDKDVDLKVWSFTDELKKPITKFEEKNGVKVELTIVPIADYPTKLKPVLESGVGAPDVFTGEIAFLKQWVDAGYWENLSEKPYNVDEIKDKYVPYVFDLGKDKDGNVRALSWQTTPGGIFYRRSIAKEVLGTDDPTEVGNMMNSMDNVFKVAEKMKEKGFSMFPDEGSIRWFSQGDNPQPWVNDKNELQLTDEKIEYMESAKKLRENNYTALAAEWSPSWFEAMDKPIKMKENGKEKETQVFSYVLPTWGLHSVLKTNVKETTGDWAVTSGPSPYFWGGTWLGVYNKSENKELAYDFVKMMTQDDEFLTDWAKETGDVLAYNPVTNAIKDDFSSEFLGGQNNYQFFLEQAKEIEPGIVTKYDQQLDTFYGNAVQQYVDGKKSKDDAIKEFYKKVQNAYPDIKVPKN